One window of Nicotiana tomentosiformis chromosome 11, ASM39032v3, whole genome shotgun sequence genomic DNA carries:
- the LOC104102532 gene encoding FAD-linked sulfhydryl oxidase ERV1: protein MSENPLQLLFRTYEKVSNSIQTQLSHLISLPKSPSSHNDDHSFSLGLSSSSSKNLPPSKSPTSQHSELPKQERNAGPVTKEDLGRATWTFLHTLGAQYPDKPTRQQKRDVKELMAILSRMYPCKECADHFKEVLRANPVQAGSQAELSQWLCYMHNVVNRSLNKPIFPCDRVDARWGKLDCEQRACDLQGNDKFWP, encoded by the exons ATGTCTGAAAATCCATTGCAGCTTCTGTTCAGAACATACGAGAAAGTATCAAACTCTATCCAAACTCAGCTTTCTCATTTAATATCTCTCCCAAAATCTCCTTCATCTCATAATGATGACCACTCCTTCTCTTTGGGGCTCTCTTCATCTTCTTCCAAGAATCTACCTCCTTCAAAATCTCCAACTTCTCAACATTCTGAATTGCCCAAGCAG GAGAGAAATGCCGGCCCAGTGACTAAAGAAGATCTTGGAAGAGCTACTTGGACTTTTCTTCACACTCTTGGAGCTCAG TATCCAGACAAGCCAACCAGACAACAAAAGAGGGATGTGAAAGAACTG ATGGCAATATTATCTCGCATGTACCCTTGCAAAGAATGTGCAGATCACTTTAAAGAAGTTCTAAG AGCAAACCCTGTACAAGCTGGCTCTCAAGCTGAACTTTCACAATGGTTATGTTACATGCACAATGTTGTCAATAGAAG TTTGAACAAGCCTATATTTCCATGTGATCGAGTTGATGCACGATGGGGCAAGCTTGACTGTGAACAACGTGCATGTGATTTGCAAGGGAATGATAAATTTTGGCCATGA